A window of Vicia villosa cultivar HV-30 ecotype Madison, WI unplaced genomic scaffold, Vvil1.0 ctg.000256F_1_1, whole genome shotgun sequence contains these coding sequences:
- the LOC131626040 gene encoding nucleobase-ascorbate transporter 6-like, with product MAGGGAAPQPKQDELLPHPVKDQLPNVSYCITSPPPWPEAILLGFQHYLVMLGTTVLIPSSLVPQMGGGNEEKAKVIQTLLFVAGINTFFQTTFGTRLPAVIGGSYTFVPTTISIILAGRYSDIVNPHEKFEKIMRGTQGALIVASTLQIVLGFSGLWRNVVRFLSPLSAVPLVALSGFGLYEFGFPVLAKCVEIGLPEIIILVVFSQYIPHMMKGEKPIFDRFAVIFSVAIVWLYAYLLTVGGAYKNSAPKTQITCRTDRAGIIGGAPWIRVPYPFQWGAPTFDAGETFAMMAASLVALVESTGAFIAVSRYASATPIPPSVLSRGVGWQGVGIMLSGIFGTGNGSSVSVENAGLLALTRVGSRRVVQISSGFMIFFSILGKFGAVFASIPAPIVAALYCLFFAYVGSAGLSFLQFCNLNSFRTKFILGFSIFMGFSIPQYFNEYTAFKGYGPVHTRARWFNDMINVPFASEPFVASFLALFLDVTLHKKDNQTRKDRGMHWWDKFRSFKTDTRSEEFYSLPFNLNKFFPSV from the exons atgGCAGGAGGTGGAGCTGCGCCGCAACCAAAGCAAGATGAACTTCTTCCACATCCGGTTAAAGATCAATTACCAAATGTTTCTTATTGCATTACAAGTCCTCCTCCATGGC CCGAGGCAATCCTACTTGGCTTTCAGCATTACCTTGTGATGCTTGGTACAACTGTTCTAATTCCGAGCTCGCTAGTTCCTCAAATGGGAGGAGGAAAT GAAGAGAAAGCAAAAGTGATTCAGACCCTACTATTTGTAGCCGGAATTAACACATTTTTCCAAACAACATTCGGGACTCGTCTTCCAGCAGTCATCGGAGGATCCTACACTTTTGTTCCAACAACTATTTCAATTATTTTGGCCGGTCGTTATAGCGACATTGTGAATCCTCACGAG AAATTTGAGAAGATCATGAGGGGAACACAAGGTGCACTTATAGTTGCTTCAACACTTCAAATTGTTCTTGGTTTTAGTGGACTTTGGCGCAATGTAGTTAGGTTCTTAAGTCCTCTCTCCGCAGTCCCCTTGGTTGCTCTCTCAGGCTTTGGACTGTACGAATTCGGATTTCCTGTG CTTGCGAAATGCGTGGAGATTGGACTACCAGAAATCATCATCCTAGTAGTATTTTCGCAGTACATTCCTCACATGATGAAAGGAGAAAAGCCTATCTTCGATCGATTCGCTGTTATATTCTCGGTGGCAATTGTGTGGCTTTATGCTTATCTTCTTACTGTTGGTGGAGCTTACAAAAACTCAGCACCTAAAACACAAATTACATGTAGGACGGATCGTGCTGGAATCATAGGCGGTGCTCCTTG GATAAGAGTCCCGTATCCGTTTCAATGGGGAGCTCCAACATTTGATGCTGGTGAAACTTTTGCTATGATGGCTGCTTCACTTGTTGCTCTGGTAGAG TCAACTGGTGCTTTCATTGCTGTTTCAAGGTATGCAAGTGCAACTCCGATTCCACCTTCGGTTCTTAGCAGAGGTGTAGGCTGGCAG GGAGTTGGAATAATGTTGTCTGGGATATTTGGGACAGGAAATGGATCATCAGTTTCTGT GGAAAATGCAGGACTCTTAGCTTTGACACGCGTAGGTAGCCGAAGAGTTGTTCAAATATCCTCCGGATTCATGATCTTTTTCTCAATTTTGG GAAAATTTGGAGCCGTATTTGCTTCAATTCCAGCACCAATAGTCGCGGCTTTATATTGCCTATTCTTTGCTTATGTTG GCTCTGCAGGTCTTAGCTTCCTTCAATTTTGCAATTTAAACAGTTTCAGAACAAAATTCATCTTAGGCTTCTCTATTTTCATGGGATTTTCAATACCACAATATTTCAACGAGTACACCGCGTTTAAAGGCTATGGTCCCGTACACACGCGTGCAAGATGG TTCAATGATATGATCAATGTTCCGTTTGCGTCTGAACCATTCGTTGCTAGTTTCTTGGCGTTGTTCTTAGACGTAACGCTGCATAAGAAAGATAACCAAACGCGAAAAGATAGAGGAATGCATTGGTGGGATAAGTTTCGATCATTCAAGACAGATACGAGGAGTGAAGAATTTTATTCTCTTCCTTTCAATCTAAACAAGTTTTTTCCTTCTGTGTAA